From Campylobacter showae:
TTTTTTGTCTTCCTCTTTGATCTCTTCAAAAACATGCGGCAAGGTGAAATTCGCCTCTATCTTTCGGCTCTTTAGCCATGCCTCAATGCGGTCTGAGATGACGCTAAGCAGGTCTGCATATGCTTCGGTTATGCTTGCTTCACCGCCTTCTTGGAGTAAAATTTTGCAGATACTACTAACGGCGTTTTTTTCGACGCAGAGGATAAATTTGGCGTTCATCTCGCCGTAAAACGCTACCGAGCCCATGCAAAATTTCTCCTCGTCGCAACTAAAATTTGTTACTTCGGTGCTATTACGAGAAATAGGTAAATTTGATAAAGAGGCTAGCGTGTCCATCACTACTTTTAAGATATCCGGTAAAAGATCTATTAATTCTTTTGTTATATTTTTAGGTTTTTCGTCTTCTATGCTACCGCCGCCTTCTATTGTCGCGTCGTCATTGAAAAAATCCTGGATCGTATCGTAAAGTAGTATCCCGCAGTCCTCTAAATCATGAAGTAGCGCTTTTGAGACGTTAGGCTTTTTTAGTCCGCACATAGCTATGGTTGCACCGCTATCGGCACACTCCATCGCGAGTTTTGCCAAAAACGACACGCCGTGAATATTTATAAAACTTGATTTTTTCATATCAAAAACAAAAAATTTAAAGCCGATTTTTAGCGATTGCAGGAAACTTTTATAAGCGAATTTGTCTGCAAATTCCGAGTCTATAAAGCCGTTTATCTCGTAAACCACTACGTTTTCTTTAAGGGTAGTGGATAATTCTTTTTTATTTGATTTGATGTCGGTCAGGCGGATGGCGCACTCAAAATCTTTATGTAAACGATTAAATTCTTCCTCGTCTTTTGCGATAGTCGGTTTGTATCCGCGCCCCGATAATGTTAGCGCAATCTGGCGCTTTTGCTCGATATCGGCATTAAAAACTATGATTTGTTTATTTTCAGATTCAAATGCTCCCCAAAAAAGCAGAGCGACGTTTAGCGTCTCGAAAAAAGATAAATTTAAAACGTCTTTAGACATTCTTTTGAGCGCTTTAAATTTTATCTCATTGTAGTCGCAAAAGCCTATATCGGCGTCATTTTCCTTTGTTATTCTTGAGACGGATTCAAGGATTAGATTAAAGCCTACCTTGTTAAAATAAACGGTATTTTTAAGCGATATTAGGATATGACGCGGAGCTTTTTGGCGTAGATATTTTATATTTGCGTCGCTGATTTCGTATTTATCGATATCGCCGTCTAAAAAGCCGGAAGGATAAAATATAGCTACGTCGTCTTTAAAATCTAATCTCATAAGATAAAAGAATTTCCTAAAAAAATGATATTTTTTACGTAAATCGAGCCGGTAATTTTTTAAAATTTAACCGTGTTTAAATTTTGTTATTTTAGCTTTTTTATCCATAAATTCAGTTTAAAAACTAACGCGTTTGTAAAAGCGGCTTTAAGCTTTTATTTTGTTTATTTTGGATAAAATCAGCAGAAATTTTTATTTTTAAGGAAACAAATATGTCAAGAGTATGCGCAATAACAGGCAAAGGTCCGATGGTAGGCAACAATGTCAGCCACGCGAAAAATAGAACGAAAAGAAGGTTTTTGCCAAACCTAAGAACCATCCGCGTTACGCTAGAGGACGGCACTACGAGAAAGATCAAAGTAGCTGCTTCTACGCTAAGAACAATGAGAAAACAGTCACGCTAAATTTACCGCAAATTTGAGGAGTTGTCTTTGTTTAGAAAGATTTTAAAATTCCTCAACTGGTCAAGTTCTGCAAAACCTCAAATTAGTCTTAATACCGAACTTTACGAACAACTTCGCCCGTTTCGCTTACCGCTCATCTTAGTCGTTTTGATGATGATGGTCGGGGCTATGGGCTATGTCACGATCGATAATTTTAGCCTGATAGACGCGATTTATCAGGCCGGTATGACTTTTACGACCGTCGGTTTTACCGAGGTCGCGCCTATTTCTCCGGCCGGCCGGATTTTTACTATCACTTTTATTTTGCTAGGCTTTGCCGTTTTTACGTTTTCTACGGGTTTGATGCTCGAAGTTTTAAAAAAAGGCGCGCTCGTAGCGATCATAAAGGAAAGACGAATGTTATATAAAATCGCAAGGTTAAAAAACCACTTTGTCATCTGCTATCACAACCAATACACAATGGAATTAAGCCGCGAATTTAGGGAAAATCACATCCCATTTATCGTTATTGATCCGCGTGAGGATCTGCCGGAAATCGCGGAAAAATACAAGTATCCATACTATATCGTCTCTCAGCCGCACACGCAAACGGCGCTTTTAAAGACGCATTTTTCAAGCGCAAAAGGCATGATCACGCTAAGTCCAAATATCGCTGACAACATCGCTCTCATCGCAACAGTAAGGCTGTTTGAAAAAGAAATCGGGCGCAAAAAGCCGTATTTTATAATGACAAACTCCGATAACCAAGACGATACCGAGCGCCTAAAAAAGCTCGGCGCAAACAGCGTCGTGAGCCCGTCAAAACTCGTCGCCCAGCGCCTTAGCGCGATGAGCGTACGTCCGGATATGGAAAATTTGCTCGAGCAGTTTTTGTATAAGCAAGACTCGCCGATCGACATCGAGGAGATATTGGTGCCTGATTATTCGTGGGTGCGCTTTAAACGCCTAAAAGAAACTAACCTGCGAAATATAACAAACGCCGACGTCGTTGGCATCAAAGACGTAAATAACAAATTTATCCCGATGCCAAAGGGCGATACGCTGATAGGCACAGGCACGAAGCTGCTTGTTATCGGCACCGGCGAGTCGATACGCCTAACCAAACGCGTCATAAAAAGCAAGCATAAGCCAGAAGAGCTAAAGTACGTTTAAATTTGAGCTTTGCACGGTAAATTTACGTTGCAAAATCACTGCAAATTTGACGCAAAAACAATTCATCGGTGCCATAAAATTTGATAAATTTAAGCTTGACGTAGGCTAGGTAAAATTTGCCAAATCGCCCAAATACGGCGCGTTTTTAACCAGCTCTTAAAATAACATTCGCTAAAATTAAATTAAAATTTAATCCATCAAAGGAGCAGATATGTTTCATGAAGACAGAGAGCTTATAACCAAGCTAAAAGGCACGAATGCGAGATTTACGTCGCTTTTCGACAAACACAACGACCTAGACGAAAAGATCGCCGAGATGCAAAAAGGCAACGTTTATAACGATGCGGAAGTGGATGCTCTAAAACGCGAAAAACTCAGACTAAAAGACGAAATTTACGCCTTTTTAGCCGAGTATAAAAAAGAAAATAATCTTTAATTTAATAGCGGCGGACGATTTGTACCGCCGTTTTCTGCCTCAAATTCTCTCAAATTTTTATCTTTGATTAGCTGCAAATCGCGCCAAATTTAACTCAAAACCAGAATGCAAAATCGCTGCAAAAACACCAGATTTGATGCAAAATATAAATTTGTTTTCAAATTTACAACGCGGCTACATCGAAATCTTTTTGAGTACCCAAAAACCGCCATTCCGACGCATAAAATAATAACCGCCCAAATATATTCCATCTTATTTTCTTGCCTATTTTTGCCGAAGCTTAATTTTTTTGTTTATTACGACACAAACTCGCACTTTTCGGAAAGACCGTGATTTAAGATAAAATTCGCTAAAATTTATAAAAGTTTAAAAAGGATGGAAAATGGATGAGACAAAGAGCGTTTTTATCAACCGCGAGCTTAGCTGGTTGCGCTTTAACTCGCGCGTTTTAGCTCAATGCGAAAAGGCGTTGCCGCCGCTTGAAAAGCTAAAATTTATCGCGATTTATATGACGAATTTGGATGAATTTTATATGATCCGCATCGCGGGACTAAAGCAGCTTTTTGCCGCGGGAGTCGCAGCTAGCGGTAGCGACGGCATGAGTCCGCTCGAGCAGCTAAGAGAGATCAGAAAATACATCAAAGACGAACTCGCGCTCGTGGAAAAACACTATAAAGACGCATTAAAAGAGCTCGCGCAAAACGGGCTTTTTATGAAAAATTACGACGAAATCTCGCCCGAACTTCGCGCTAAATGCGACGAGTATTTTTTCT
This genomic window contains:
- a CDS encoding YdcH family protein — encoded protein: MFHEDRELITKLKGTNARFTSLFDKHNDLDEKIAEMQKGNVYNDAEVDALKREKLRLKDEIYAFLAEYKKENNL
- the rpmB gene encoding 50S ribosomal protein L28; translated protein: MSRVCAITGKGPMVGNNVSHAKNRTKRRFLPNLRTIRVTLEDGTTRKIKVAASTLRTMRKQSR
- a CDS encoding STAS domain-containing protein, which encodes MRLDFKDDVAIFYPSGFLDGDIDKYEISDANIKYLRQKAPRHILISLKNTVYFNKVGFNLILESVSRITKENDADIGFCDYNEIKFKALKRMSKDVLNLSFFETLNVALLFWGAFESENKQIIVFNADIEQKRQIALTLSGRGYKPTIAKDEEEFNRLHKDFECAIRLTDIKSNKKELSTTLKENVVVYEINGFIDSEFADKFAYKSFLQSLKIGFKFFVFDMKKSSFINIHGVSFLAKLAMECADSGATIAMCGLKKPNVSKALLHDLEDCGILLYDTIQDFFNDDATIEGGGSIEDEKPKNITKELIDLLPDILKVVMDTLASLSNLPISRNSTEVTNFSCDEEKFCMGSVAFYGEMNAKFILCVEKNAVSSICKILLQEGGEASITEAYADLLSVISDRIEAWLKSRKIEANFTLPHVFEEIKEEDKKNKGALVRLDIDGMDAIFFLSK
- a CDS encoding potassium channel family protein, translated to MFRKILKFLNWSSSAKPQISLNTELYEQLRPFRLPLILVVLMMMVGAMGYVTIDNFSLIDAIYQAGMTFTTVGFTEVAPISPAGRIFTITFILLGFAVFTFSTGLMLEVLKKGALVAIIKERRMLYKIARLKNHFVICYHNQYTMELSREFRENHIPFIVIDPREDLPEIAEKYKYPYYIVSQPHTQTALLKTHFSSAKGMITLSPNIADNIALIATVRLFEKEIGRKKPYFIMTNSDNQDDTERLKKLGANSVVSPSKLVAQRLSAMSVRPDMENLLEQFLYKQDSPIDIEEILVPDYSWVRFKRLKETNLRNITNADVVGIKDVNNKFIPMPKGDTLIGTGTKLLVIGTGESIRLTKRVIKSKHKPEELKYV